A single window of Hippocampus zosterae strain Florida chromosome 15, ASM2543408v3, whole genome shotgun sequence DNA harbors:
- the LOC127616992 gene encoding dnaJ homolog subfamily C member 5-like, producing MSDGRQRAMSASGESLYVLLGLEPGCSHDDVRKSYRKLALRYHPDKNPDNPEAVEKFKEVNAAHAILSDHGKRNIYDAYGSLGLYVAQQFGEDNVNAYFMLTTWWAKGLFVLCGILTGFYCCCCLCCCCDCCCGRLKTTPPADEEVETTYGNLQEEEEELQHLSNDVNAPVVQQPTDASEKTQLISDGRRRYGDTYT from the exons ATGTCGGATGGCAGGCAGCGAGCCATGTCGGCATCGGGCGAGTCTCTGTACGTGCTCCTGGGTCTGGAACCGGGATGCAGCCACGATGACGTAAGGAAGTCGTACAG GAAGCTCGCGCTCCGTTACCATCCGGACAAGAACCCGGACAACCCAGAGGCGGTGGAGAAGTTCAAGGAGGTGAACGCGGCTCACGCCATCCTGTCCGACCACGGCAAGAGGAACATCTACGATGCTTACGGTTCCCTGGGGCTCTATGTGGCTCAGCAGTTCGGAGAAGACAATGTCAATGCCTACTTCATGCTCACCACCTGGTGGGCCAAA GGTTTGTTTGTGCTCTGCGGGATCCTGACTGGATTttattgctgctgctgtttgtgctgctgctgcgacTGCTGCTGCGGGCGCCTCAAGACCACGCCCCCCGCTGATGAGGAGGTGGAGACAACCTATGGCAAcctccaggaggaggaggaggagctacaACATCTGTCCAATG ACGTGAATGCACCTGTCGTTCAGCAGCCGACCGATGCTAGCGAGAAAACGCAACTCATCTCAGATGGGCGCCGCAGATATGGAGACACCTACACATGA